The following is a genomic window from Spirosoma foliorum.
CGTCACGCTTTTTGGAGAAGAAACCCCGCTTAAACTGATCGAAGCGGTTAAGCCTGATATCCTCGTTAAAGGCAACGACTACACAGTCGAAAATATCGTCGGTTCCGATTTTGTGTTAGGTCGCGGTGGCCGCGTCGAAACAGTTGCGCTTGTACCGGGCTATTCGACCACCAAGCTTATTGAACGAATCAAGCAAAGTTATTAGCGGTTTATAGAACCGCACCGGCGGCCCGGGCTGATTTTTAAGATTATTATGATTGTTCAGCTATTTAATCTACTATGTTTATGGATTTAGAAATATATTCTATATTTTTAAGTTCTGTTACGGACCAACGGTAAGCTACTAGCCAGGCTACGGAGTCGTTTCAGTTGATTATCACTCTATAAATCAGCGTACAAATGATTTCATTGCGCAGCCAGCGTTATTTCTGGGGCTTGAGCCTGATAGTGCTTCTCCTCTGGCCTATTACTGGTAAGTCTTCGGTAGACCATACCGGAGATCAGATTTTGGGGCGCTGGCTATTTCCTGCGAAAGGATCGAGTGTAGAAATCTATAAATCTGGCAATCAGTATTTTGGTCGTATTTTTGACGTAAGTACTACTGGTAAAAACCAGTTTGGCGTCGTTAAGAATCAACTATTGATGCAGAACCTATCCTTCGACGGCAAAGGCTGGTCGAGTGGTCAATTGATTCATCCGAAAACAGGAAATCATTTTGATATTGAACTTCAACTCCTCGATTCGCAGACACTTACCGCACGGATTTATAAGGGATTTCGGTGGCTACATAAAGAATATGTATTGACGCGGGCACCTCAATAACATCCTTATTTTTCGGCATTGGTATTCGGCTCTATTCGTTCAGCGGGTAGAGCCGAATGCGTTTTGGGCGTTTAAATGGCCCGCAGGCTTGATAAATGGTCAGCCCATCGGGATACTTTTTGGCCTAACGGTTGTTTTACTAGTAACGACCGAATACCTTGGCCGTTTAATTGAAA
Proteins encoded in this region:
- a CDS encoding DUF2147 domain-containing protein, with translation MISLRSQRYFWGLSLIVLLLWPITGKSSVDHTGDQILGRWLFPAKGSSVEIYKSGNQYFGRIFDVSTTGKNQFGVVKNQLLMQNLSFDGKGWSSGQLIHPKTGNHFDIELQLLDSQTLTARIYKGFRWLHKEYVLTRAPQ